In Chloroflexota bacterium, a single window of DNA contains:
- a CDS encoding MFS transporter, translating into MEKRSFYLLCARIFPLMLCTGIVYSILPLYISQELQASPSQIGFIYMTGAVAGALLAPRLGRLGDRIGRKRVLLFSMVGFAGAFSLYYFLSHFTQAFAVQALEGASWAALGATAPALVADMAPREERGWAMGVYERTWSLGWIVGPLAGGFLAEHIGFRPVFLIGAGLVVLGALSLALAPRRP; encoded by the coding sequence TTGGAAAAGAGGTCTTTCTACCTGCTCTGTGCTCGCATCTTCCCCCTGATGTTGTGCACCGGGATTGTCTATTCTATCCTTCCCCTCTATATCAGCCAGGAACTCCAGGCCTCACCCTCCCAGATAGGTTTCATCTATATGACGGGGGCTGTGGCGGGGGCCCTCTTGGCCCCTCGCCTGGGGAGGCTGGGGGACAGGATAGGCAGGAAGCGGGTTTTGCTTTTCTCTATGGTGGGGTTCGCCGGGGCCTTCTCCCTCTACTATTTCCTGAGCCACTTCACTCAGGCCTTCGCCGTCCAGGCCCTGGAGGGGGCGAGCTGGGCTGCCCTGGGGGCCACCGCCCCTGCCCTGGTGGCCGATATGGCCCCCAGAGAGGAGCGGGGCTGGGCAATGGGGGTCTATGAGAGGACCTGGTCCCTGGGCTGGATAGTGGGGCCCCTGGCAGGGGGCTTTCTGGCCGAGCACATCGGCTTCCGCCCCGTCTTCCTCATCGGGGCGGGGCTGGTGGTGCTGGGGGCCCTCAGCCTCGCCCTTGCCCCCCGGAGGCCCTGA
- a CDS encoding PrsW family intramembrane metalloprotease has translation MGAFIEEVRAGLLVAFVAAPIVEEGLKPSGVYLLLGKWPHLLRNRLYTAYLAALGGISFAIIENIIYLTVYSPEHSGAFVLYRFTVPLAVHTIASFIVGFGINQRLLASVRGEVPFLSGNWKFFIAAIVLHAMYNIAATVTQISGLLQF, from the coding sequence TTGGGGGCCTTTATTGAGGAAGTCCGCGCGGGCCTCCTGGTGGCCTTTGTAGCTGCTCCCATAGTGGAAGAGGGGCTGAAGCCCTCGGGCGTCTACCTGCTCCTGGGGAAGTGGCCCCATCTCCTCAGAAACCGGCTCTATACGGCATATCTAGCAGCCCTGGGTGGCATCTCCTTCGCTATCATTGAGAATATCATCTACCTGACCGTCTACTCTCCCGAACACAGCGGAGCGTTTGTGCTCTATCGTTTCACCGTGCCTCTGGCCGTGCACACCATTGCCAGCTTCATCGTCGGCTTTGGTATCAACCAGAGGCTCCTGGCATCGGTCCGCGGAGAGGTCCCGTTTTTGTCTGGAAACTGGAAATTCTTCATCGCCGCCATAGTCCTTCATGCAATGTACAACATAGCGGCAACGGTTACCCAAATCTCTGGGCTCCTGCAGTTTTGA
- a CDS encoding DNA polymerase III subunit alpha, whose amino-acid sequence MFAHLHVHTEYSLLDGMASIPRLVARARELGMGALAITDHGALYGAVDFYRACREVGVKPLLGCEVYVAPGDLHGRSLQDKNPYHLVLLARDRQGYQNLIKLVTTAHLEGFFYKPRVDKKLLEEHHQGLIALSACLRGELGRLILEGRREEARNAARWHQEVFGDFYLELQPHPIPELEALNKELVSMSRELGLPLVATNDCHYVMKEDAPAQDLLLCIQTNTSVHDEKRLRMPGDYFYLRSPQEMVQLFSEVPQAIASTEEIAEKCDLELDFGKVHLPPVETPQGLRPDEYLAQLCWEGFHRRFPHPTPEQEGRLQYELEVIRKTRFAPYFLVVGDLAHFTRNNGILFGVRGSAASSLALYCLGVTEIDPLEKRLVFERFLNVERREMPDIDLDFQDDRRDEVIAYITRKYGPDRVAQIITFGTMGARAALRDVGRALGMPYGQVDRIARLIPYAPGMTLERAVAERPELAQLYQQDEAIKGLVDSARRLEGTVRHASTHAAGVVISPEPLINFMPIQRAERGNKDVVMTQYAMDNIAQLGLLKMDILGLANLTVLARVKELIRENRGTDIDLQRLPLDDARTFALLASGETVGVFQLEGAGMRRYIKELKPTNFMDIAAMVALYRPGPMEHIPTFIEAKHGRRPVVYPHDALRDILEETYGVIVYQDQVLFIVQALAGYTLGQADIFRKAMGKKIAETMRKEKHNFLRGAEKKGIPPEVAQEVFQLIEPFAGYAFNKAHSVSYAMLAYQTAYLKANFPAEYMTALLITHTGDQEKTASAIADCQRLGIPVLPPDINKSQAQFSLEGESIRFGLAAIKNVGEGALEPILKARAEGSPFASVEDLCRRADLRGINKRVLESLIRAGALECLGDRGALLQNLDRILSLAHREQKLRDTGQVSMFDLFGERVAVPLSSLEMEPVPLSATEKRDWEKELLGVWLTSNPLAGLAPEEKAPFIWEVDESQEGQTVEVAGMVSELQERTTREGKTFLSATLEGLGGRVDITCWPEVYARTRALWQEGSRLLVRGKVKVRENRAGLVCQQVEPFEAGRAPQAPQPKRLVLEMEATGEEALLIQARDLLRQFPGEMEVRLVLTRNGEVLKRFQLLERVEYSSTFHQRLVSLLGEELIRLE is encoded by the coding sequence GGGGTGTGAGGTCTATGTCGCCCCGGGGGACCTCCACGGCCGCTCCCTCCAGGACAAGAACCCCTATCACCTCGTCCTCCTGGCCAGGGACCGCCAGGGCTATCAGAACCTGATAAAGCTGGTGACCACCGCCCACCTAGAGGGATTCTTCTACAAGCCCCGGGTGGACAAGAAGCTCCTTGAGGAACACCACCAGGGCCTTATAGCCCTCTCCGCCTGTCTCCGGGGGGAACTGGGCAGGCTCATCCTGGAGGGGAGAAGGGAGGAGGCCAGGAATGCCGCACGCTGGCACCAGGAGGTCTTCGGGGACTTCTACCTGGAGCTCCAGCCCCACCCCATCCCCGAGCTGGAGGCCCTGAACAAGGAGCTGGTGAGCATGAGCCGGGAGCTGGGCCTGCCACTGGTGGCTACCAATGACTGCCACTATGTTATGAAGGAAGATGCCCCCGCCCAGGACCTCCTCCTCTGCATCCAGACCAATACCTCCGTCCACGATGAAAAGAGGCTGCGGATGCCGGGGGACTATTTCTACTTGCGGAGCCCCCAGGAGATGGTCCAACTCTTCTCCGAGGTCCCCCAGGCTATAGCCAGCACCGAGGAGATAGCGGAGAAGTGCGACCTGGAGTTGGATTTTGGGAAGGTCCACCTCCCGCCTGTGGAAACACCCCAGGGGCTCCGCCCCGATGAATACCTGGCCCAGCTCTGCTGGGAGGGCTTCCACCGCCGCTTCCCCCACCCCACCCCGGAGCAGGAAGGCCGCCTTCAGTATGAGCTGGAGGTCATCAGGAAGACCCGCTTTGCCCCCTACTTCCTGGTGGTGGGGGACCTGGCCCACTTCACCCGGAATAACGGCATCCTCTTCGGGGTAAGGGGGAGCGCTGCCTCCAGCCTGGCCCTCTACTGTCTGGGGGTGACCGAGATAGACCCCCTGGAAAAGCGGCTGGTCTTTGAGCGTTTCCTCAATGTGGAGCGGCGGGAGATGCCGGATATTGACCTGGACTTCCAGGACGACCGCCGGGATGAGGTCATTGCCTATATCACCCGGAAGTATGGCCCCGACCGGGTGGCCCAGATTATCACCTTCGGCACCATGGGGGCCCGGGCCGCCCTCCGGGATGTGGGCCGGGCCCTGGGCATGCCCTACGGCCAGGTGGACCGCATTGCCCGCCTTATCCCCTACGCCCCAGGGATGACCCTGGAGCGGGCCGTGGCCGAACGGCCGGAACTGGCCCAGCTCTATCAGCAGGACGAGGCCATAAAGGGCCTGGTGGACTCCGCCCGCCGCCTGGAGGGCACGGTAAGACACGCCAGCACCCACGCCGCCGGGGTGGTCATCTCCCCGGAGCCCCTCATCAATTTCATGCCCATCCAGCGGGCGGAGCGGGGGAACAAGGACGTGGTCATGACCCAGTATGCCATGGACAACATCGCCCAGCTGGGCCTGCTAAAGATGGACATCCTGGGCCTGGCCAACCTCACCGTCCTGGCCCGGGTCAAAGAGCTCATAAGAGAGAACCGGGGGACTGACATTGACCTCCAGCGCCTTCCCCTGGACGATGCCAGGACCTTCGCCCTGCTGGCTTCAGGGGAGACGGTGGGGGTCTTCCAGCTGGAGGGGGCGGGGATGCGGCGCTATATCAAGGAGCTGAAGCCCACGAATTTCATGGACATCGCCGCTATGGTAGCCCTCTACCGCCCCGGCCCTATGGAGCACATCCCCACCTTTATTGAGGCCAAACACGGCCGCCGGCCCGTGGTCTATCCCCACGATGCCCTGAGGGACATCCTGGAGGAGACCTACGGGGTCATCGTCTACCAGGACCAGGTCCTGTTTATTGTCCAGGCCCTGGCGGGCTATACCCTGGGCCAGGCAGACATCTTCCGCAAGGCCATGGGGAAGAAGATAGCCGAAACGATGAGGAAGGAAAAGCACAACTTCCTCCGGGGGGCGGAGAAGAAGGGCATCCCACCAGAGGTGGCCCAGGAGGTCTTCCAGCTTATAGAGCCCTTCGCCGGCTACGCCTTCAACAAGGCCCACAGCGTGAGCTATGCCATGCTGGCCTACCAGACCGCCTATCTCAAGGCCAACTTCCCTGCCGAGTATATGACTGCACTGCTCATCACCCACACCGGGGACCAGGAAAAGACAGCCTCGGCCATCGCCGACTGCCAGCGCCTGGGCATCCCTGTCCTGCCCCCGGACATAAACAAGAGCCAGGCCCAGTTCAGCCTGGAAGGGGAGTCAATCCGCTTTGGCCTGGCGGCGATAAAGAATGTGGGGGAGGGGGCTTTGGAGCCCATCCTCAAGGCCCGGGCTGAAGGGAGTCCCTTTGCCTCGGTGGAGGACCTCTGCCGGCGGGCCGACCTGAGGGGGATAAACAAGAGGGTGCTGGAGAGCCTCATCCGGGCGGGGGCCCTGGAATGCCTGGGGGATAGAGGAGCCCTCCTCCAGAACCTGGACCGCATCCTGTCTCTGGCCCACCGGGAGCAGAAGCTGAGGGATACAGGCCAGGTCAGCATGTTTGACCTCTTTGGGGAGCGGGTAGCAGTGCCCCTCTCCTCCCTGGAGATGGAGCCGGTGCCCCTCTCTGCCACGGAAAAACGGGACTGGGAGAAGGAGCTTCTGGGGGTGTGGCTTACCTCCAACCCCCTGGCCGGGCTGGCCCCGGAGGAGAAGGCCCCCTTCATCTGGGAGGTGGACGAAAGCCAGGAAGGGCAGACGGTCGAGGTGGCGGGGATGGTCAGCGAGCTCCAGGAGAGGACCACCCGGGAGGGGAAAACCTTCCTCAGCGCCACCCTGGAAGGCCTGGGGGGCAGGGTTGACATAACCTGCTGGCCGGAGGTCTACGCCCGCACCAGGGCCCTGTGGCAGGAGGGGAGCCGGCTCCTGGTCCGGGGGAAGGTCAAGGTGAGGGAGAACCGGGCGGGCCTGGTCTGCCAGCAGGTGGAGCCTTTTGAGGCGGGCAGGGCCCCTCAGGCCCCCCAACCGAAAAGGCTGGTCCTGGAGATGGAGGCCACCGGGGAGGAGGCCCTACTCATTCAGGCAAGGGACCTCCTGCGCCAGTTCCCGGGGGAGATGGAGGTCCGTCTGGTGCTGACAAGAAACGGCGAGGTCCTGAAGCGCTTCCAGCTCCTGGAAAGGGTGGAGTATTCCTCCACCTTTCACCAGCGCCTTGTCAGCCTCCTGGGCGAGGAGCTAATCCGCCTGGAATAG
- a CDS encoding MGMT family protein has protein sequence MELRYGVDLEGATEFQRRVLGVVAQIPYGETRSYSWVAERAGGSPRAVGQALARNPYPLLIPCHRVVKKDGGLGGYTGGADLKRKLLELEREAVGHHPLARITQNLASCLQGFPTVMCSISKR, from the coding sequence ATGGAGCTAAGATACGGGGTTGATCTGGAGGGGGCGACGGAGTTCCAGAGGCGGGTTTTGGGGGTGGTGGCGCAAATCCCCTATGGGGAGACCCGGAGCTACTCCTGGGTGGCGGAGAGGGCGGGGGGCTCGCCCCGGGCGGTGGGGCAGGCCCTGGCCCGGAACCCCTACCCCCTCCTCATCCCCTGCCATAGGGTGGTGAAAAAGGACGGGGGCCTGGGGGGCTACACTGGGGGGGCGGACCTGAAAAGGAAGCTCCTGGAGCTGGAAAGGGAGGCCGTGGGCCACCACCCGCTTGCAAGAATAACGCAGAATTTAGCCAGTTGCTTGCAAGGATTCCCAACTGTAATGTGTTCCATAAGCAAAAGATGA
- a CDS encoding DUF4389 domain-containing protein, protein MAQPPVVARPVTLDIAYPQRLSRGTLLLKVFLGWLYVGIPHGILLYLYAIAVSVVTFIAFWVILFTGQYPRGLFDFVVGYQRWTMRVTAYMGLLRDEYPPFSGQQ, encoded by the coding sequence ATGGCTCAACCCCCAGTTGTGGCAAGGCCAGTAACCCTGGACATAGCCTACCCCCAGAGGCTGTCTCGTGGCACGCTGCTCCTCAAGGTCTTCCTGGGTTGGCTTTACGTCGGCATTCCCCACGGCATACTCCTTTATCTCTATGCCATCGCGGTCAGCGTCGTGACCTTCATTGCCTTCTGGGTTATCCTGTTCACGGGGCAGTACCCCAGGGGCCTGTTCGACTTCGTGGTAGGGTACCAGCGCTGGACCATGCGGGTTACGGCCTACATGGGCTTGCTGCGGGACGAATATCCTCCCTTCAGCGGACAGCAATAG